Genomic DNA from Calditrichota bacterium:
GAGGGCGTTGATGAGAATTTGACAAATCTGGACACTGAAAAGTTTAAGAAGATGATTGAGAAAGTGGTGGCAGCCTACCCCAATTTCAAAGCCGTGGCTACTACTCTGCGCGGCGTCAAAACAGCGACAGTGAACGACTGGGGCGCGATTTGCTGGGTTGACGGAAAATTTTATGAAGCAACACACAGACCCAATCTGGAAATTTTGGACAGAGTGGGCTGCGGAGACAGTTTTGCGTCCGGTTTCATTTACGGCATGATGGTGTTGCAAGATCCAAAAATGGCAGTCGAATACGGCGCAGCTCACGGCGCGCTGGCAATGACCACACCGGGCGATACAACCATGGCGACGCTGAAATAAGTAGAAAAAATTGTGGCTGGCGGAAGCGCAAGAGTTGATAGATAAAAAATATTGAAAACCCCGGATGATAGAGAAATTTCATTCGGGGTTTTGTTTTTAGAATTAGGCATATTTGCAGTTCGAATGCAAATTCGACTAAATTTTGTATTACATAATCCGGAAAAGTAGGTGATACATTTTCAAAGAAAATCAAAGTGCCTTGCGGTCGTTGAATGCAGTTTAATTTTCAAATTTTTTGATTATTTTATTTCCGTCTTTATCTTCAATAATAAAAGTATCGGCTGGGTTATTAGGGACAAAATTATTTTTTAAATAATTCAAATAACCAAATTCACCGATGCCGCCCCCGGTCATGTTTTTTATCGATAACATCATCCGCAAAAATATCTGGCCGATTTTTTTG
This window encodes:
- a CDS encoding sugar kinase, which produces EGVDENLTNLDTEKFKKMIEKVVAAYPNFKAVATTLRGVKTATVNDWGAICWVDGKFYEATHRPNLEILDRVGCGDSFASGFIYGMMVLQDPKMAVEYGAAHGALAMTTPGDTTMATLK